A genome region from Danio aesculapii chromosome 2, fDanAes4.1, whole genome shotgun sequence includes the following:
- the LOC130247768 gene encoding E3 ubiquitin-protein ligase TRIM47-like, giving the protein MAQGKFSVDQRKFDCPICLDLLKDPVTIPCGHSYCMNCITDCWNQDEQRRVYSCPQCRQTFTPRPALNKNVVMVEMVENLKVTKVKSADPAPSYAGPGDVECDVCTGRKYKAIKSCLLRLESYCQTHFEHHEAFHTGKRHKITDASGQIQEMICPKHDKLLEVYCRTDEKCICFLCTMDEHKNHNTVSSTSERIKKEKQLEDTQRKLQQRIQEREKTFQQLKEAVETHKSSAQTAVEDSERIFTELIQFIERRRSEVTQMIRDREKTEVSRAEGLLKKLEQEIEDLKRRNTELEQLSHTDDHIHFLQSFQYLVTLPASSNESVKDSSLLSFDVHKHVSQLKEQLYILCKKEEKNISERDEAKPPLSLPSHDPHPPLHSPPALPPPLWSQNIVSPPASPLLFVPPPCPPIISLPPLPSILKRF; this is encoded by the exons ATGGCACAGGGCAAGTTTTCAGTAGATCAAAGGAAGTTTGACTGTCCGATTTGTTTGGATCTCCTGAAGGACCCAGTGACCATCCCCTGTGGACACAGTTACTGTATGAACTGCATTACTGACTGCTGGAATCAAGATGAGCAGAGGAGAGTTTACAGCTGCCCTCAGTGCAGACAAACCTTTACTCCAAGACCTGCTTTAAACAAGAATGTGGTGATGGTGGAAATGGTGGAGAATCTAAAAGTGACAAAAGTCAAATCAGCTGATCCTGCACCCAGTTATGCTGGACCTGGAGATGTGGAGTGTGATGTTTGTACTGGGAGAAAATATAAAGCCATCAAGTCGTGTCTGCTGCGTCTGGAATCTTACTGTCAGACTCACTTTGAGCATCATGAGGCTTTTCACACAGGTAAACGACACAAGATAACTGATGCCAGCGGACAAATCCAGGAGATGATCTGCCCAAAACATGATAAACTGCTGGAGGTTTACTGTCGGACTGACGAGAAGTGCATCTGTTTTCTGTGTACAATGGATGAACATAAAAATCATAACACTGTTTCTTCTACATCAGAGAGGATAAAGAAAGAG AAACAGTTGGAAGACACACAGAGGAAATTACAGCAGAGAATCCAGGAGCGAGAGAAGACGTTTCAGCAACTGAAAGAGGCTGTCGAGACTCACAAG AGCTCTGCACAGACAGCAGTGGAGGACAGTGAGAGGATCTTTACTGAACTCATCCAGTTCATTGAGAGAAGACGATCTGAGGTCACGCAGATGATCAGAGATCGAGAAAAGACTGAAGTGAGTCGAGCTGAAGGACTCTTGAAGAAACTGGAGCAGGAGATTGAAGATCTGAAGAGGAGAAACACTGAGCTGGAGCAGCTTTCACACACTGATGATCACATACATTTCCTACAG agtttccagtatcttgttacaCTTCCTGCATCTTCAAATGAATCAGTTAAGGACAGTTCTCTTCTTTCGTTTGATGTGCACAAACATGTCTCTCAACTCAAAGAGCAACTGTACATTTTGTGCAAAAAGGAGGAGAAAAATATATCTGAAAGAGATGAAGCAAAACCACCCCTGTCTCTCCCGTCACATGATCCACATCCACCTCTCCATTCACCACCTGCATTACCCCCTCCTCTTTGGTCACAAAATATTGTCTCTCCACCAGCCTCCCCTCTTCTATTTGTCCCTCCACCATGTCCTCCTATCATTTCACTACCTCCACTACCCTCAATTCTCAAAAGATTTTGA
- the LOC130247754 gene encoding tripartite motif-containing protein 16: MAEASISVARNQFSCSVCLDLLKDPVTIPCGHSYCMSCITDCWNQDEQRRVYSCPQCRQTFTPRPALGKNTMLAEVVEKVKMTKVQKLDPAPSYAGPGDVECDVCTGIKYKAIKSCLLCLESYCQTHFERHEAFRTGKRHKITDASGRIQEMICSKHDKLLEVYCRTDQKSICLLCTMDEHKNHNTVSSSSERTRKQKHLGNMQRNLQQTIQEREKKVQELKEAVKTHKSSAQTAVEDSERIFTELIQSIERRRSEVTQMIRDREKTEVSRAEGLLKKLEQEIEDLKRRNTELEQLSYTDDHIHFLQRFQSLSKPLESTDVFNFAVSSDSPYEDVRKSVFQMKEQMEEFCTRKTEILHSQASQISIIYQIEPKTRKDFLQYFQQLSLDPNTAHKHLRLSDGNRVATNTDKVQRYPDHPDRFDNFSGVLCRESVSGRCYWEVEWRPNEGDYGMGVALAYKSIKSWAPRCISGFGCNDHSWSLFCSKSRYTFRHNGQQKKLFVFPISSRIGVYVDSKAGILSFFSVSDTTMSLIHRVQTTFIEPLYPGFWVYKSKVNLRHVKTYHPDDDNFDD, encoded by the exons ATGGCAGAAGCCAGTATTTCTGTGGCTCGGAATCAGTTCAGTTGTTCAGTCTGTCTGGATCTCCTAAAGGACCCAGTGACCATCCCCTGTGGACACAGTTACTGTATGAGCTGCATTACTGACTGCTGGAATCAAGATGAGCAGAGGAGAGTTTACAGCTGCCCTCAGTGCAGACAGACCTTCACTCCAAGACCTGCTTTAGGTAAAAACACCATGCTGGCTGAAGTGGTGGAGAAAGTGAAGATGACAAAAGTCCAAAAACTTGATCCTGCACCCAGTTATGCTGGACCTGGAGATGTGGAGTGTGATGTTTGTACTGGAATAAAATATAAAGCCATCAAGTCTTGTCTGCTGTGTCTGGAATCTTACTGTCAGACTCACTTTGAGCGTCATGAGGCTTTTCGCACAGGTAAACGACACAAGATAACTGATGCCAGCGGACGAATTCAGGAGATGATCTGCTCAAAACATGATAAACTGCTGGAGGTTTACTGTCGGACTGACCAGAAGAGTATATGCTTACTGTGTACAATGGATGAACATAAAAATCATAACACTGTATCTTCTTCATCAGAGAGAACACGGAAACAG AAACATTTGGGAAACATGCAGAGAAATCTGCAACAGACAATCCAGGAGAGAGAGAAGAAGGTTCAAGAGCTGAAAGAGGCTGTGAAAACTCACAAG AGCTCTGCACAGACAGCAGTGGAGGACAGTGAGAGGATCTTTACTGAACTCATCCAGTCCATTGAGAGAAGACGATCTGAGGTCACACAGATGATCAGAGATCGAGAAAAGACTGAAGTGAGTCGAGCTGAAGGACTCTTGAAGAAACTGGAGCAGGAGATTGAAGATCTGAAGAGGAGAAACACTGAGCTGGAGCAGCTTTCATACACTGATGATCACATACATTTCCTACAG AGATTTCAGTCTCTCTCTAAACCCTTGGAATCTACAGATGTGTTCAATTTTGCTGTCAGTTCTGACTCCCCTTATGAAGACGTGAGGAAATCTGTCTTTCAAATGAAAGAACAAATGGAAGAGTTCTGCACAAGGAAGACAGAAATCCTACATAGTCAAG CATCACAAATCAGTATTATTTACCAGATTGAACCCAAGACCAGGAAGGACTTCCTACAAT ATTTCCAGCAGCTCtctctggatccaaacacagcccATAAACACCTCCGTCTGTCTGATGGCAACAGAGTGGCTACTAATACTGACAAAGTCCAGCGGTATCCTGATCATCCCGACAGATTTGACAACTTCTCTGGGGTGTTGTGTAGAGAGAGTGTGAgcggacgctgttactgggaggtgGAGTGGAGACCGAATGAGGGTGATTATGGGATGGGTGTAGCACTCGCTTATAAGAGCATCAAGAGTTGGGCACCGAGATGTATTAGTGGATTTGGATGTAATGATCATTCCTGGAGTTTGTTCTGCTCCAAGTCCCGTTACACATTTAGGCACAATGGCCAACAGAAGAAACTCTTTGTATTTCCCATCTCCTCTAGGATAGGAGTGTATGTGGATTCCAAAGCAGGAATTCTGTCCTTCTTCAGTGTCTCTGACACAACAATGAGCCTCATACATAGAGTTCAGACAACATTCATTGAACCGCTCTATCCTGGGTTTTGGGTTTATAAGTCAAAGGTGAATCTGCGTCATGTTAAAACATATCACCCAGACGACGATAATTTTGACGATTAG